Proteins co-encoded in one Bacillus infantis NRRL B-14911 genomic window:
- the ligA gene encoding NAD-dependent DNA ligase LigA, whose protein sequence is MDLQNAEARVKELHNLLNQYGYEYYVLDKPSVPDSEYDRLLKELMELENEHPQLKTADSPTQRVGGEILDMFEKVEHQTPMLSLGNAFNEEDLRSFDRRVRQTAGENLSYVCELKIDGLAVALKYEDGLFIQGATRGDGTIGEDITVNLRTIRSIPLRLSEPVSIEVRGEAFMPGRSFEALNKGKEERGEEPFANPRNAAAGSLRQLDPRIAASRNLDIFLYGISNTGDTGVESHSAGLDYLETLGFKTNKERRKCASIEEVIEYVSSWTEKRPNLDYDIDGIVIKVDSLALQEELGATAKSPRWAIAYKFPAEEVVTTLRDIELSVGRTGVVTPTALLEPVRVAGTTVQRASLHNEDLIREKDIKIGDKVVVKKAGDIIPEVVNVLAEQRTGEEREFIMPTHCPECGSELVRLEGEVALRCINPKCPAQIREGLIHFVSRNAMNIDGLGEKVVSQLFAKELIKDVADLYKLTHEALIGMERMGEKSVNNLVQAIEASKQNSLEKLLFGLGIRHVGAKAAKTLAQHFSSMDNLMAASEDDLTAINEIGGKMAGAIVAFFEQEEAKELIRELKESGVNMEYKGPKPVAAEDSDSFFAGKTIVLTGKLSILSRNEAKEKIEALGGNVSGSVSKKTDLLIAGEDAGSKLAKAQDLGIDIWNEEQLVEELNN, encoded by the coding sequence ATGGACCTTCAAAATGCCGAAGCAAGAGTAAAAGAACTGCATAATCTGCTGAATCAATATGGCTATGAATATTATGTCCTTGATAAGCCGTCAGTGCCGGATTCTGAGTATGACCGGCTTCTGAAAGAGCTGATGGAGCTTGAAAATGAACATCCTCAGCTGAAAACCGCTGATTCCCCTACCCAGCGGGTCGGCGGCGAAATACTCGATATGTTCGAAAAGGTCGAGCACCAAACACCTATGCTGAGCCTTGGCAATGCCTTCAACGAAGAAGATCTGCGCAGCTTTGACCGCCGGGTGCGGCAGACTGCAGGAGAAAATCTTTCTTATGTGTGCGAGCTGAAAATTGATGGCCTGGCCGTCGCCCTGAAATATGAGGATGGGCTGTTCATCCAGGGTGCGACAAGGGGGGACGGGACGATCGGAGAGGATATCACCGTAAACCTGCGGACAATCCGCTCCATTCCCCTCCGCCTTTCAGAGCCTGTATCCATTGAGGTGCGCGGGGAAGCATTCATGCCTGGCCGTTCCTTTGAAGCATTGAATAAAGGGAAAGAAGAGCGGGGCGAGGAGCCGTTTGCAAATCCGCGCAATGCGGCTGCAGGCTCCCTTCGCCAGCTCGATCCCCGCATCGCCGCTTCCCGAAATCTTGATATCTTTTTATACGGGATATCAAACACTGGCGATACAGGTGTAGAATCACACAGTGCCGGACTGGATTATCTGGAAACACTCGGATTCAAGACGAACAAAGAGCGCAGAAAATGTGCCAGCATAGAAGAAGTTATTGAATATGTCAGCAGCTGGACCGAGAAGCGGCCTAACCTGGATTACGATATAGACGGAATCGTCATCAAGGTTGACTCGCTTGCACTTCAGGAAGAGCTGGGTGCAACAGCGAAAAGCCCGCGCTGGGCGATTGCTTATAAATTCCCTGCTGAAGAAGTGGTCACCACTTTAAGGGATATTGAGCTGAGCGTCGGACGTACCGGCGTTGTCACTCCTACAGCCCTGCTTGAACCGGTCCGTGTCGCCGGGACAACTGTCCAGCGTGCATCACTTCATAACGAAGACCTGATCCGTGAAAAAGACATCAAGATCGGTGACAAGGTCGTCGTCAAGAAAGCCGGAGATATCATCCCGGAGGTTGTCAATGTGCTGGCTGAGCAGAGGACAGGAGAAGAGCGAGAATTTATAATGCCGACACATTGTCCGGAGTGCGGAAGCGAGCTGGTCCGCCTTGAGGGTGAAGTGGCCCTGCGCTGCATCAATCCGAAATGCCCGGCCCAGATCCGTGAGGGGCTGATCCATTTTGTCTCCCGGAATGCGATGAATATTGACGGACTTGGCGAAAAAGTGGTCAGCCAGCTGTTTGCAAAAGAGCTGATCAAGGATGTCGCTGACCTTTATAAGCTCACTCATGAAGCTTTGATCGGAATGGAGCGCATGGGCGAAAAATCAGTCAATAATCTGGTGCAGGCCATTGAGGCATCAAAGCAGAACTCCCTTGAAAAGCTGCTGTTTGGATTAGGAATCAGGCATGTAGGCGCCAAGGCAGCCAAAACGCTTGCCCAGCATTTCAGCAGCATGGATAACCTGATGGCCGCCTCTGAAGATGATCTGACGGCGATCAATGAAATCGGCGGTAAAATGGCTGGCGCAATTGTCGCATTCTTTGAGCAGGAAGAAGCGAAGGAGCTTATCCGCGAATTAAAAGAATCAGGCGTCAACATGGAATACAAAGGGCCGAAGCCGGTTGCGGCAGAGGACTCCGACTCGTTTTTTGCAGGAAAGACGATCGTGCTGACAGGCAAGCTTTCCATATTGAGCCGAAATGAAGCAAAAGAAAAGATCGAAGCACTGGGCGGAAATGTTTCCGGAAGCGTCAGCAAGAAAACGGACCTCCTGATTGCAGGCGAGGATGCCGGCTCCAAGCTGGCGAAAGCCCAGGACCTGGGAATTGATATTTGGAATGAGGAGCAGCTGGTTGAAGAATTAAATAATTAA
- the pcrA gene encoding DNA helicase PcrA yields the protein MQYLTDKLLNGLNAQQQNAVKATDGPLLIMAGAGSGKTRVLTHRIGYLMVEKGVNPYNILAITFTNKAAREMRERIQNMMGGAADDIWISTFHSMCVRILRRDIDRIGFNRNFTILDTTDQQSVIKAILKEKNLDPKKYDPRAILGSISSAKNELIDPEEYAKAAGGYFEQIASDVYTEYQRRLRKNQALDFDDLIMTTIQLFQRVPEVLEYYQRKFQYIHVDEYQDTNRAQYMLVKLMADRFKNLCVVGDSDQSIYRWRGADIANILSFEKDYQNARTILLEQNYRSTKRILLAANEVIAKNLNRKAKNLWTENAEGNKLFHYRADSEQGEGQFVAGKIKEMVDSGKRKYSEIAILYRTNAQSRVMEEVLLKSNIEYSIVGGIKFYDRKEIKDILAYLRLIANPDDDISLQRVINVPKRGIGSGSVDKIANFAQMHDMTMYQALDALDLIGLSPKITKAATEFRDLIRSYEQMQEYLSVTELVEEVLEKSGYRDMLKAEKSIEAQSRLENIDEFLSVTKNFEDGSEDKTLVAFLTDLALVADIDKLEDDGTKTDSVVLMTLHSAKGLEFPVVFLIGLEEGVFPHSRSLMEEAEMEEERRLAYVGITRAEEELYITNAQMRTLFGRTNMNPPSRFIQEIPADLIEGIEPKKASPSPFGSPAAGGRQPSSSAPRQAMRKAVVKPAVASTGGDALGWQVGDKAVHGKWGTGTVVSVKGQGEGTELDIAFPSPTGIKRLLAKFAPITKG from the coding sequence ATGCAATATTTAACGGATAAACTATTAAACGGATTGAATGCCCAGCAGCAGAATGCTGTAAAGGCAACGGACGGGCCGCTGCTTATCATGGCCGGTGCGGGAAGCGGAAAGACGAGGGTGCTGACCCACAGGATTGGATACCTGATGGTTGAAAAAGGGGTAAACCCTTATAACATCCTTGCCATCACCTTCACTAACAAGGCTGCAAGGGAAATGCGCGAGAGGATCCAGAACATGATGGGGGGAGCAGCCGATGATATTTGGATTTCAACGTTCCACTCAATGTGTGTGCGGATTCTCAGGAGAGATATAGACAGAATCGGCTTTAACCGTAATTTCACGATCCTTGATACAACAGACCAGCAGTCTGTCATCAAGGCGATCCTCAAGGAAAAGAATCTGGATCCCAAAAAATACGACCCGCGTGCGATTCTGGGCAGCATCAGCTCGGCGAAGAACGAACTGATCGACCCGGAGGAATATGCAAAGGCGGCCGGCGGCTACTTCGAGCAGATCGCAAGCGACGTATACACAGAATATCAAAGACGCCTCCGCAAAAATCAGGCGCTGGACTTTGATGACCTGATCATGACAACGATCCAGCTATTCCAGCGGGTGCCTGAGGTGCTGGAATATTATCAGCGCAAATTCCAATATATCCATGTTGATGAGTATCAGGATACAAACAGAGCACAATATATGCTTGTAAAGCTGATGGCAGACAGATTCAAGAATCTTTGCGTGGTCGGGGACTCCGACCAGTCAATCTATCGCTGGCGCGGAGCTGACATTGCCAATATCCTGTCATTTGAAAAAGATTACCAAAATGCCCGCACGATCCTCCTGGAGCAGAATTACCGTTCAACAAAGCGGATCCTGCTGGCTGCCAATGAGGTGATTGCCAAGAACCTCAACAGGAAGGCCAAGAATCTCTGGACAGAAAATGCAGAAGGCAATAAACTGTTCCATTACCGCGCCGACAGCGAGCAGGGTGAAGGGCAGTTTGTCGCTGGGAAAATCAAAGAAATGGTCGACAGCGGCAAACGGAAGTATTCCGAGATCGCCATCCTTTACCGGACCAATGCCCAGTCACGTGTAATGGAGGAAGTGCTGCTTAAATCAAACATCGAGTACTCCATTGTCGGCGGCATCAAGTTCTATGACAGAAAAGAAATCAAGGATATCCTTGCCTATCTGAGGCTGATTGCCAATCCTGATGATGACATCAGCCTGCAGCGCGTGATCAATGTGCCAAAACGCGGCATAGGCTCAGGGTCCGTGGACAAAATCGCCAATTTTGCGCAGATGCATGATATGACGATGTACCAGGCACTCGATGCCCTTGACCTGATTGGCCTGAGCCCGAAAATCACGAAGGCGGCAACCGAGTTCCGCGATCTGATCAGAAGCTACGAACAGATGCAGGAATATTTGTCTGTAACTGAGCTTGTAGAGGAAGTGCTGGAGAAGTCCGGCTACAGGGACATGCTGAAGGCAGAGAAGTCAATTGAAGCCCAAAGCCGCCTGGAGAACATCGACGAGTTCCTGTCTGTAACGAAAAACTTCGAGGACGGCAGCGAAGATAAAACACTCGTCGCTTTCCTGACAGACCTGGCCCTTGTTGCAGACATTGACAAGCTTGAAGACGATGGCACAAAGACCGATAGTGTCGTCCTTATGACGCTTCACTCCGCAAAGGGGCTGGAATTCCCCGTTGTATTCCTGATCGGGCTTGAGGAAGGCGTCTTCCCTCACAGCCGCTCCCTCATGGAAGAGGCGGAAATGGAAGAAGAACGCCGCCTCGCCTATGTGGGAATCACCCGTGCAGAGGAAGAATTATATATAACCAATGCTCAGATGAGGACATTATTCGGACGGACGAATATGAATCCTCCATCACGCTTCATCCAGGAAATCCCGGCAGACCTTATCGAAGGGATCGAGCCGAAGAAGGCATCACCTTCTCCATTTGGCAGCCCGGCAGCAGGAGGACGGCAACCATCATCCTCAGCACCGCGGCAGGCTATGCGCAAGGCCGTGGTCAAGCCGGCTGTTGCCTCGACCGGCGGGGATGCCCTTGGCTGGCAGGTCGGAGACAAAGCCGTCCATGGAAAATGGGGCACCGGAACAGTTGTCAGCGTAAAAGGCCAGGGAGAAGGAACAGAGCTCGATATCGCCTTCCCGAGCCCGACCGGCATCAAACGCCTGCTGGCAAAATTCGCTCCGATTACAAAAGGATGA
- a CDS encoding nuclease-related domain-containing protein translates to MIIKNKEMPTSLEKLQALYKRTPFTHHKYKLIKENLAKQSAGYKGELSLAYPLSLLSDKKYYIFHDIRLLAGIHNFQVDALLLSRKFIVLLEVKNITGTLYFDQYFHQLIRTQEDKEEAFPDPLTQISRHTFLMKKWLKSQGFPDIPIESFVVISSPYTLIKTSPENQLISRKILRSDYIPIKFIQLDLHYKTDALSQKELEKLSGIILKNDNPGTIDILKQYGVARGELIKGVECPLCKRMPMDRTHGNWQCPACGIKKPDLHLSALKDYSLLISSSITSREARDFLLFSSKPLATRLLRPFPVLAATKERYIILTLKHTERKNFWKNKHFSECWR, encoded by the coding sequence ATGATTATAAAAAATAAAGAAATGCCAACTTCTTTGGAAAAACTGCAGGCACTTTATAAGAGAACTCCATTTACCCATCATAAATACAAGCTAATAAAAGAAAACCTTGCAAAGCAGTCTGCTGGCTATAAAGGTGAGCTTTCTCTGGCTTATCCGCTTAGCTTACTTTCTGATAAGAAATATTATATATTTCATGACATCCGATTATTGGCAGGTATTCATAATTTTCAGGTGGATGCCCTGCTGCTATCGCGTAAATTCATAGTTTTATTGGAAGTTAAGAATATAACAGGAACCCTATATTTTGATCAATATTTTCACCAGTTGATACGCACTCAGGAAGATAAAGAAGAAGCATTTCCGGATCCGCTTACCCAAATAAGCAGACACACATTTTTAATGAAAAAATGGTTGAAGTCTCAAGGGTTTCCGGATATACCAATAGAATCATTCGTTGTTATCAGCAGCCCCTATACCCTCATTAAAACTTCTCCCGAAAACCAGTTAATCTCCCGCAAAATACTTCGAAGCGATTATATACCGATTAAGTTTATCCAACTGGATTTACATTATAAGACAGATGCTTTAAGCCAAAAGGAGCTTGAAAAATTATCCGGAATAATATTAAAGAATGATAATCCCGGAACTATCGACATCCTGAAACAATATGGAGTGGCAAGAGGAGAATTGATCAAAGGGGTAGAATGTCCATTATGCAAAAGGATGCCTATGGACAGGACACATGGCAATTGGCAGTGTCCAGCATGCGGGATAAAAAAACCCGACCTTCATCTATCTGCATTAAAGGATTATAGTCTCCTTATTTCATCGTCTATCACAAGCCGTGAAGCCAGGGATTTCCTGCTTTTCAGTTCAAAACCGCTTGCTACAAGACTATTGCGCCCTTTTCCAGTTCTGGCAGCAACAAAGGAAAGATATATCATCTTGACATTAAAACACACTGAAAGAAAGAACTTTTGGAAAAATAAACATTTCTCAGAATGTTGGAGATAA
- a CDS encoding CamS family sex pheromone protein, which produces MRRTSIIALSLVLLLTGCAPNFQKQEEVVQEQDDSKENAIIPNYKISDQYYRTILPFKPGEARGLVVNNINTRYDLNEFETGLMRVAQNSFDPDKFFFQEGQYLKRDMVSKWLSRKYTAAQLKEKNLEEEDNLGLNPVDDEKGDIKSREERNPIYLAHILEHNYLLKNEDGKAYLGGVVIGLAMNSVHYYRTVEYGDVFEKKIDHATLEKEGKQIADQVLSRLRSMDELKNVPITIALFEQESNKSVVPGTFFAYAQADKGSSKLGGWENVDEEYVLFPSPGATEDHREDVTSFLNFKQDVEKYFPNFNGVIGKAFYAQDQLQELNIEIPIQFYGKAEGIGFTQYVTGLVMKHFPDYISVQVSVTSVNGPEALIVRKAGDQEPFVHIYQQ; this is translated from the coding sequence GTGAGAAGAACATCAATAATCGCCTTGTCCCTTGTCCTTTTGCTGACAGGCTGCGCCCCAAACTTCCAGAAGCAGGAGGAAGTGGTGCAGGAGCAGGATGACTCAAAGGAAAATGCGATTATTCCAAACTATAAGATCTCGGATCAGTACTATCGTACGATCCTGCCTTTTAAGCCCGGGGAAGCACGCGGATTGGTCGTCAATAATATCAATACGAGATATGACCTGAATGAATTTGAGACAGGCCTCATGAGAGTGGCCCAAAACTCATTCGATCCTGATAAGTTCTTTTTCCAGGAAGGCCAGTATCTGAAAAGAGATATGGTCAGCAAATGGCTGAGCCGCAAATATACGGCCGCGCAGCTGAAGGAAAAGAACCTCGAGGAAGAAGACAATCTTGGCCTGAATCCGGTTGATGATGAGAAAGGCGACATCAAATCGAGGGAAGAAAGAAACCCGATTTACCTTGCCCATATCCTTGAGCATAACTACCTCCTGAAAAATGAAGATGGCAAAGCCTATCTCGGGGGAGTCGTCATCGGTCTCGCCATGAACTCTGTACACTATTACAGAACAGTGGAGTATGGAGACGTTTTTGAGAAAAAAATCGATCACGCCACCCTTGAAAAAGAAGGAAAGCAGATTGCCGATCAGGTATTAAGCAGACTCCGCAGCATGGACGAGCTTAAAAATGTACCGATCACCATCGCCCTTTTCGAGCAGGAAAGCAATAAATCAGTCGTGCCTGGCACTTTCTTTGCCTATGCCCAGGCGGACAAAGGAAGCAGCAAGCTAGGCGGCTGGGAAAACGTAGATGAAGAATATGTGTTATTCCCATCCCCTGGAGCCACCGAAGATCACAGGGAAGACGTCACCTCATTCCTTAACTTCAAGCAGGACGTCGAAAAATACTTCCCGAACTTCAACGGGGTCATTGGGAAAGCCTTCTATGCTCAGGATCAGCTCCAGGAGCTGAACATTGAAATCCCGATTCAATTCTACGGGAAAGCAGAAGGCATAGGCTTTACCCAATATGTGACCGGACTCGTCATGAAGCATTTCCCGGACTATATATCCGTCCAGGTCAGCGTCACCTCCGTCAACGGCCCGGAAGCACTCATCGTCCGGAAAGCCGGAGACCAGGAACCATTTGTGCATATTTATCAGCAGTAG
- a CDS encoding DUF3048 domain-containing protein, with protein MKKWMMLSAAVLMLISGCSKSNDEAEPGKGNNQAPVEQPSKEDEGQETVAESPYAFPLTGIGTEKEAAGRAVAVMINNHPAARPQSGLPEADIVYELLAEGDVTRFLAIYQSEQPEKIGPVRSARDYYIELAKAYDGLYVCHGNSPDAKELMDNGYIDHLNGLYYDGTLFQRAGFRKAPHNSYTSYENILKGAAEKDYEMEEAPGPLSFMTAEEAGQLTGEEAESATVSYLSNETFSSTYEYDRNLDKYKRYSNGELTADYDSGAPVLIDNIFIIEASHKIVDSAGRRKINLTSGGRGYLLQKGLLREVEWKNEKGRLLPYIDGKEAPLVRGKTWINVVPSDPGLGQAVSLNESN; from the coding sequence ATAAAGAAGTGGATGATGCTTTCAGCAGCAGTGCTGATGCTTATTTCAGGGTGCAGCAAGTCAAATGATGAGGCAGAGCCTGGAAAAGGGAATAATCAGGCTCCGGTTGAACAACCTTCCAAGGAAGACGAAGGACAGGAAACAGTGGCAGAATCGCCGTATGCCTTTCCGCTGACAGGGATTGGCACAGAGAAGGAAGCCGCTGGCCGTGCCGTCGCAGTGATGATCAATAACCATCCGGCTGCAAGACCGCAATCCGGACTTCCGGAAGCTGATATTGTTTATGAGCTTTTAGCGGAAGGGGATGTGACCAGGTTCCTGGCCATCTACCAAAGTGAACAGCCGGAGAAGATCGGTCCGGTCAGGAGTGCCCGTGATTATTACATCGAGCTTGCCAAAGCATATGATGGGCTTTATGTCTGCCACGGAAACAGCCCGGACGCGAAGGAGCTTATGGACAACGGCTATATCGACCATCTGAATGGTCTTTATTATGACGGAACCCTTTTTCAAAGGGCCGGTTTCCGCAAGGCGCCGCATAACTCGTATACCTCTTATGAAAATATTCTGAAGGGGGCAGCGGAAAAGGACTATGAAATGGAAGAAGCCCCCGGTCCCCTCAGCTTCATGACAGCTGAAGAAGCAGGGCAGCTCACAGGCGAAGAAGCAGAGAGTGCAACAGTTTCGTACCTTTCAAACGAAACATTCTCGAGCACCTATGAATACGACAGGAATCTAGATAAATACAAAAGATATTCCAATGGCGAACTGACCGCTGATTATGACAGCGGCGCCCCCGTCCTGATTGACAATATATTCATCATAGAAGCCTCCCACAAAATTGTTGACAGTGCAGGCAGGCGTAAGATTAACTTAACATCTGGGGGAAGAGGCTATCTTCTTCAGAAAGGCCTCCTCAGGGAAGTTGAGTGGAAAAATGAAAAAGGAAGGCTGCTACCTTATATTGATGGAAAGGAAGCACCGCTGGTCCGCGGAAAGACATGGATCAATGTTGTTCCATCAGACCCTGGCCTCGGCCAGGCAGTCAGCTTGAATGAATCTAATTAA
- a CDS encoding YerC/YecD family TrpR-related protein: protein MQIEKLRGKELDQLFKSVLSLKDLEECYRFFDDLCTVNEIQSLAQRLEVARMLREGKTYHKIETETGASTATISRVKRCLNYGNDAYEMALERIKDEEAQAAAE, encoded by the coding sequence ATGCAAATTGAAAAACTTAGAGGCAAAGAACTGGATCAATTGTTCAAATCGGTCCTGTCCCTAAAAGACCTGGAAGAATGCTATCGATTTTTCGACGATCTTTGCACGGTAAATGAAATCCAATCTCTTGCCCAGCGCCTTGAGGTTGCCCGGATGCTGCGCGAAGGAAAGACCTATCATAAGATCGAAACAGAAACAGGAGCAAGCACGGCAACGATTTCCCGTGTAAAACGCTGCCTGAATTATGGCAATGACGCCTATGAAATGGCCCTTGAGCGCATCAAGGACGAAGAAGCACAGGCCGCAGCAGAATAA
- a CDS encoding adenine deaminase C-terminal domain-containing protein has translation MLEQRYRWKNKQIREQVSVLDGKLAPTMLLKNATYLNQVLNKWITANIWIYDDRIVYVGEKLPARTDGCEIRDCHGEWLVPGYIEPHAHPFQLYNPHSLAAYASQLGTTTLINDNMSLVLQMDKKKAFSLLREMRNIPSTMYWWCRFDAQTEIQNEEQAFSHGNIKSWLEHDAVLQGGELTGWPRLLDGDDMMLHWIQEAKRMRKQIEGHFPGASEKTLAKMMLFGADCDHEAMTGKEAYDRLMHGYTVSLRHSSIRPDLPKLLEEIHELGINMYDRFIFTTDGSSASFYEQGMIDHMIRIAIEKGVPVIDAYNMGTINPARHYNIDYLHGNITTGRIANINFLEDERNPTPVSVLAKGKWVKKDGKEVEGAYGWNTWEEHGFEKLDIDWSLTGDDMQFSMPFGIKMENAVITKPYSISIDVSYEELSEDHDECFFMLVDRKGKWRINTMLKGFASRIGGMASSFSNTGDIILIGKNKQDMLTAFERIKMLGGGIAIAGNGTIECEVELPLNGGMSAKAVPDLIEDEKKLLRLLEEKGYRFEDPIYSLLFFSSTHLPYIRITQHGMYDVMNKTVLFPTIMR, from the coding sequence TTGCTCGAACAGCGGTATCGGTGGAAAAACAAACAAATTAGGGAACAGGTCTCCGTTCTGGATGGAAAGCTTGCCCCGACTATGCTTTTGAAAAATGCCACATACTTAAACCAAGTACTGAATAAATGGATTACCGCCAATATCTGGATCTATGACGACCGGATTGTCTATGTCGGAGAGAAGCTTCCCGCACGGACAGACGGCTGTGAAATCAGGGACTGTCATGGCGAATGGCTTGTTCCAGGCTATATTGAGCCCCATGCCCATCCATTTCAACTTTATAATCCCCATTCTCTGGCGGCCTATGCATCACAACTCGGCACAACGACACTCATCAATGATAATATGTCGCTTGTTTTGCAGATGGATAAAAAGAAAGCGTTTTCTTTATTGAGGGAGATGCGCAATATTCCTTCTACGATGTATTGGTGGTGCCGGTTTGATGCTCAGACAGAGATTCAAAATGAAGAACAGGCCTTCTCCCATGGAAACATCAAATCCTGGCTTGAACATGACGCCGTCCTGCAGGGCGGGGAACTCACAGGGTGGCCGCGGCTTTTGGACGGCGATGATATGATGCTTCACTGGATACAGGAAGCTAAACGGATGCGCAAGCAGATTGAAGGGCATTTCCCGGGTGCATCGGAAAAAACACTGGCGAAGATGATGCTCTTTGGCGCAGACTGCGACCATGAAGCGATGACAGGAAAAGAGGCTTATGACCGGCTCATGCATGGATATACGGTATCCCTTCGCCATTCCTCCATCAGGCCGGACCTGCCTAAGCTGCTGGAAGAAATTCATGAGCTGGGAATCAATATGTATGACCGGTTTATTTTTACGACGGATGGTTCGTCCGCTTCCTTTTACGAGCAAGGCATGATTGATCATATGATCAGGATTGCCATCGAAAAAGGGGTGCCTGTAATAGACGCTTATAATATGGGGACGATCAATCCCGCCCGCCATTATAACATCGACTATCTTCATGGCAATATCACGACAGGCAGAATTGCCAACATCAACTTCCTTGAAGATGAAAGAAACCCCACACCGGTTTCTGTCCTGGCGAAAGGCAAATGGGTCAAAAAGGACGGCAAAGAAGTGGAAGGTGCTTACGGCTGGAATACCTGGGAGGAACATGGCTTTGAAAAGCTGGACATTGACTGGAGCCTGACGGGTGATGATATGCAATTCTCCATGCCGTTTGGGATCAAAATGGAAAACGCAGTGATTACAAAACCGTATTCCATCTCCATTGATGTTTCCTATGAAGAGCTGTCAGAAGATCATGATGAATGCTTCTTCATGCTTGTTGACAGGAAGGGCAAATGGCGGATCAACACCATGCTGAAGGGCTTTGCCAGCAGGATTGGGGGCATGGCGAGCTCGTTCTCCAATACCGGGGATATCATCCTGATCGGGAAGAACAAACAGGATATGCTGACAGCCTTTGAACGGATCAAAATGCTCGGCGGAGGGATTGCGATTGCCGGAAATGGAACGATTGAATGCGAGGTCGAGCTCCCGCTGAATGGAGGGATGTCCGCAAAGGCCGTTCCAGACTTGATAGAGGATGAAAAGAAGCTGCTGAGGCTGCTCGAAGAAAAAGGGTACAGATTCGAGGACCCGATCTATTCGCTCCTCTTTTTCTCATCGACCCATCTTCCGTACATCCGGATCACTCAGCATGGAATGTATGATGTCATGAATAAAACGGTACTCTTTCCAACGATAATGCGTTAA
- the pcrB gene encoding heptaprenylglyceryl phosphate synthase: MYDVREWRHAFKLDPNKEISDRDLERICESGTDAVIVGGTDGITLEKVLDLMARIRRYTVPCVLEVSTIESVTPGFDLYFIPSVLNSGDSKWITGLHHQAVKEYGEIMSWEEILVQGYCILNSECKAAKLTGAKTDLDAEDVVAYAMMAEKMFHLPIFYLEYSGTYGDPGLAAEVKRTLEETTFFYGGGISSEAQAREMAEAADVIVVGNIIYENLDEALKTVLPK, from the coding sequence ATGTATGATGTTCGCGAGTGGCGCCACGCCTTTAAACTCGATCCCAATAAAGAAATTTCTGACCGCGACCTGGAGCGGATCTGCGAATCAGGGACGGATGCTGTAATAGTCGGAGGAACAGACGGCATTACACTTGAAAAGGTGCTGGACCTCATGGCAAGAATACGCCGCTATACGGTGCCCTGCGTGCTCGAAGTTTCGACGATTGAGTCTGTTACTCCGGGCTTTGATTTGTATTTTATCCCGTCTGTCCTGAACAGCGGGGACAGCAAATGGATCACCGGGCTTCATCATCAGGCGGTCAAGGAATACGGCGAGATCATGAGCTGGGAGGAAATCCTTGTCCAGGGCTATTGCATCCTGAACAGCGAATGCAAGGCGGCAAAGCTGACAGGGGCGAAGACGGATCTGGATGCAGAGGATGTTGTTGCATACGCCATGATGGCAGAGAAGATGTTCCATCTCCCAATCTTCTATCTCGAATACAGCGGGACATATGGCGATCCCGGGCTTGCGGCTGAAGTCAAGCGCACACTGGAGGAAACAACCTTTTTCTACGGCGGAGGAATCTCGTCTGAAGCACAGGCAAGGGAAATGGCTGAAGCAGCGGATGTCATCGTTGTCGGCAATATAATATATGAAAATCTAGATGAAGCTCTAAAGACAGTTTTGCCTAAATAA